DNA from Mesorhizobium loti R88b:
GGCGGGAGAAAGGGACGGACCATGGCTGATATCAAGGCAAGGACGGAAGCGCCGCCAAGCGCCGCAATGCCGCTGTTCTACTCCAAACCGGAGGCGCTCAACCCGGCGCGGCACGGCTCGCTCGGCCTGACCGCGCGCAGCGATTTTTCCTTCGCGCGCGCAGCGCATGCCATCCCGGTTGTGGCATCGGAAATGCCGGCGGCGATGCGCTCCTATCCGATCGTCTTCATCGGCGACGGCAAGGCACCCGTCATCATCACCGGCGTGCGCCAGAACGAGAACCTGTTCGTCGATGCCGACGGCCGGTGGACCGCGCCGCATTACGTTCCTGCCTATGTGCGCCGCTATCCCTTCATCCTGGCCGAGGATCCGACTACGGCAGGCCGGCTGACGCTGTGCGCCGACCGGGCCAGCGAGCGCGTCGTCGACCAGGCCGTGGCGCCATTGCGTGACGACAAGGTCGCGCCGTTCTTCATCGGCAACGAGCCGACCGAGGCGACAAAGCAGGCGCTCGCCTACTGCAACCAGTTCCAGATCGATTTCAGGGCCACCCGCGAGATGGTCGAGAAGATCGACGCGCACGGCCTGTTTGCGCCGCGCCAGAGCAAGGTGACGCTGGAAGGCGGCGAGGTGCTCAACCTCACCGATTTCCAGGTGATCGACGAGCCGGCC
Protein-coding regions in this window:
- a CDS encoding SapC family protein, whose translation is MADIKARTEAPPSAAMPLFYSKPEALNPARHGSLGLTARSDFSFARAAHAIPVVASEMPAAMRSYPIVFIGDGKAPVIITGVRQNENLFVDADGRWTAPHYVPAYVRRYPFILAEDPTTAGRLTLCADRASERVVDQAVAPLRDDKVAPFFIGNEPTEATKQALAYCNQFQIDFRATREMVEKIDAHGLFAPRQSKVTLEGGEVLNLTDFQVIDEPAFNNLSDAAFLDLRKSGALGLLYCHLASTNSWTSLVHQASLRKAG